In one window of Campylobacter hepaticus DNA:
- the flgB gene encoding flagellar basal body rod protein FlgB encodes MISPFKSKELVVGALAGRNLRNQLINSNLANVDTPFYKARDIEFETALVKRANEIFYKTPSKELELALTQEGHQKPWKFPDPSKSTIYLRDGHLARNDANTVDLDVETSEMSKNTLMISALDGVLRKQSSIFGSILDASSKLS; translated from the coding sequence ATGATTAGCCCATTTAAATCAAAAGAGCTAGTTGTAGGGGCTTTAGCGGGTAGGAATCTAAGAAATCAACTTATTAATTCTAATCTTGCTAATGTTGACACTCCTTTTTATAAAGCAAGAGATATTGAATTTGAAACCGCCTTGGTTAAACGTGCAAATGAAATTTTTTATAAAACTCCTTCTAAAGAATTAGAACTAGCACTTACCCAAGAAGGACATCAAAAACCTTGGAAATTTCCAGATCCTAGTAAATCTACTATTTATCTAAGAGATGGACATTTAGCAAGAAATGATGCAAATACAGTTGATTTAGATGTTGAAACTTCAGAAATGAGTAAAAATACTCTCATGATTAGTGCTCTTGATGGAGTTTTAAGAAAACAAAGTAGTATTTTTGGATCTATACTTGATGCAAGCTCTAAATTAAGTTAA
- the mltG gene encoding endolytic transglycosylase MltG yields MTMPFLSIINNAKISITKNITINKIFFFIGNFFLILIFGFFYYLSQPLKSNSVVFIPQGSISQIITYLKQNKYHMSSIDKYILFFLGRPQSGWINIGTKELNRAEFLHKLTVAKAALETITLIPGETSVIFLQQAAKQLNLDPNLLLEELRKQAPYEEGVLLPQTYKIPKGITENLLIQMLLNYAEISNKKTSEKIFGDYHAKKWYQYIIIASIIQKEAANEKEMPIIASVIYNRLKKDMKLQMDGTLNYGIYSHIKITPQRIKEDNSSYNTYKFKGLPKQAVCNVSLAAIRAAIFPLKTDFLYFVRDKSTQTHIFSASISEHNKAISLQKGK; encoded by the coding sequence ATGACAATGCCATTTTTAAGTATTATAAACAATGCCAAAATAAGTATAACAAAAAATATAACAATAAATAAAATTTTCTTTTTCATTGGCAACTTCTTTTTAATATTAATTTTTGGATTTTTTTATTATTTATCTCAACCTTTAAAAAGTAATTCTGTAGTATTTATTCCTCAAGGTTCTATCTCTCAAATTATAACATATTTAAAACAAAATAAATACCACATGAGTAGCATTGATAAATATATTTTATTTTTTTTAGGACGTCCACAATCAGGATGGATTAATATAGGCACAAAAGAATTAAACCGAGCTGAATTTTTACACAAACTTACAGTTGCTAAAGCCGCACTTGAAACCATTACCCTTATCCCTGGAGAAACCAGTGTGATTTTTTTACAACAAGCTGCCAAACAATTAAATCTTGATCCGAATTTACTTTTAGAAGAATTGCGAAAGCAAGCACCTTATGAAGAAGGTGTTTTATTGCCGCAAACTTATAAAATTCCAAAAGGCATTACAGAAAATTTATTGATACAAATGCTATTAAATTATGCTGAAATTTCAAATAAAAAAACTTCTGAAAAAATTTTTGGTGATTACCATGCAAAAAAATGGTACCAATACATCATCATTGCTTCAATTATACAAAAAGAAGCTGCTAATGAAAAAGAAATGCCTATAATAGCAAGCGTGATTTACAATAGACTTAAAAAAGATATGAAGCTTCAAATGGATGGGACTTTAAACTATGGAATTTACTCTCATATTAAAATCACTCCTCAAAGAATCAAAGAAGATAATAGCTCTTATAATACCTATAAATTTAAAGGCTTACCCAAACAAGCTGTTTGTAATGTTTCTTTAGCAGCTATACGTGCAGCCATATTTCCTTTAAAAACAGATTTTTTATATTTTGTAAGGGACAAAAGCACCCAAACTCATATTTTTAGTGCTAGTATAAGCGAACATAATAAAGCCATCAGTTTACAAAAAGGAAAATAA
- a CDS encoding peptidoglycan D,D-transpeptidase FtsI family protein yields MQEYKKNRVSKVAFAYCMALLFMIIFLVSTFFLTSKRHIPNTEKDQYDLALRGLIITKDNFTITSSKQIYRAEIDLRSINKDKFDLFLKLFQIYSGIDDEQVADIKKRMQKQKKRSYNFVLLQNLDSKQASYLKDLAKKLYIQGFFKAFTNNSGRVETRGLSIIEHEEDRVYMSKDSFTPAIGYTKMVLDPQSGILKNIGIKGLEKYYDECLSPVQNEKIQGLKDIGGNIILNLNSLQQKKINGCNLHLNLSLKLQKSIEKAIDQRNKDLKAHEIIVGVMESKTGKILALASSRRYDPQNRGKDLSVLNASAIEYGYEAGSVIKPFIFVTALRLGKIKIDEIINTYGGTYKLGRFLIKDDHKMEKISMEEVIRYSSNVGMIQIAKRLSNIEILSGLRIFKFGEKSGIDLPYEQKGEIPNPKRLKDIEKSVLSYGYGLKTTFMQLLSAYNVFNNDGIYITPRLAQKFYQDGRLVQLDDIKKERILSSQAAKTMQQVLINVIEKGTGKKAITQGIIIGGKTGTARIAERQGYTSNRYNASFFGFANDLNQAYTIGVLVRQPTKAYSYYAAQSALPMFKDVVDILINEEFLTPIQESKQ; encoded by the coding sequence ATGCAAGAATATAAAAAAAATAGGGTTTCAAAAGTTGCCTTTGCTTATTGTATGGCGCTTTTATTTATGATTATCTTCCTTGTCTCAACTTTTTTTCTTACCTCAAAACGCCATATACCTAATACTGAAAAAGATCAATATGATTTGGCCTTAAGAGGCTTAATCATCACAAAAGATAATTTTACTATCACAAGCTCTAAACAAATTTATCGCGCAGAAATAGATCTAAGAAGTATCAACAAAGATAAATTTGATTTATTTTTAAAACTGTTTCAAATTTATAGCGGTATTGATGATGAACAAGTAGCTGACATAAAAAAAAGAATGCAAAAACAAAAAAAACGCTCCTATAATTTTGTACTTTTGCAAAATTTAGATTCTAAACAAGCTAGTTATCTTAAAGATCTTGCTAAAAAACTCTATATACAAGGTTTTTTTAAAGCTTTTACAAATAATTCAGGAAGGGTTGAAACTAGAGGATTAAGCATTATCGAACACGAAGAAGATAGGGTTTACATGTCTAAAGATTCTTTTACTCCTGCAATTGGCTATACAAAAATGGTTTTAGATCCACAAAGTGGTATTTTAAAAAATATAGGCATTAAAGGCTTAGAAAAATATTATGATGAATGTTTAAGTCCTGTTCAAAATGAAAAAATTCAAGGATTAAAGGATATAGGAGGAAATATTATCTTAAATCTTAATTCACTCCAACAAAAAAAAATCAATGGTTGCAATTTACACTTAAATCTTTCTTTAAAATTACAAAAAAGCATAGAAAAAGCTATAGATCAAAGGAATAAAGATTTAAAAGCTCATGAAATTATTGTTGGGGTAATGGAAAGCAAAACAGGAAAAATTTTAGCCCTAGCAAGTTCAAGACGTTATGATCCACAAAATCGCGGAAAAGATCTATCAGTGCTTAATGCTAGTGCTATAGAATACGGGTATGAAGCAGGATCTGTTATCAAACCTTTTATTTTTGTAACCGCTTTAAGACTTGGAAAAATCAAAATAGATGAAATTATCAATACTTATGGTGGAACTTATAAACTAGGTCGTTTTCTTATAAAAGATGATCATAAAATGGAGAAAATAAGCATGGAAGAAGTTATAAGATATTCTTCAAATGTTGGTATGATACAAATTGCTAAAAGACTTAGCAATATAGAAATTTTATCAGGTCTTAGAATCTTTAAATTTGGAGAAAAAAGTGGCATTGATCTACCTTATGAACAAAAAGGAGAAATCCCAAACCCTAAACGCTTAAAAGATATAGAAAAATCTGTCTTAAGTTATGGCTATGGACTTAAAACAACTTTTATGCAATTACTTAGTGCTTACAATGTTTTTAATAATGATGGAATTTATATCACCCCTCGTTTAGCCCAAAAATTTTATCAAGATGGTCGCTTAGTGCAACTTGATGATATTAAAAAAGAAAGAATTTTAAGTTCCCAAGCGGCAAAAACTATGCAACAAGTCCTCATCAATGTTATTGAAAAAGGCACAGGAAAAAAAGCAATTACACAAGGTATTATTATAGGGGGTAAAACAGGTACAGCACGTATAGCTGAAAGACAAGGTTATACTTCTAATCGTTATAATGCTTCTTTTTTTGGCTTTGCTAATGATTTAAACCAAGCTTATACCATAGGAGTTTTAGTAAGACAACCTACTAAAGCCTATAGCTATTATGCTGCACAAAGTGCTTTACCTATGTTTAAAGATGTTGTTGATATTTTAATCAATGAGGAATTTTTAACACCTATACAAGAATCAAAACAATAA
- the fliE gene encoding flagellar hook-basal body complex protein FliE, with amino-acid sequence MNNINELKLGSIKDLDKKQSPQENIGEEFAKILKEEINDLNKTQKTGEAAMTDIATGQVKDLHQAAIAITKAESSMKFMLEVRNKAINAYKEITRTQI; translated from the coding sequence ATGAATAATATTAATGAATTAAAATTAGGAAGTATTAAAGATCTTGATAAAAAACAAAGCCCTCAAGAAAACATAGGAGAAGAATTTGCTAAAATACTCAAAGAAGAAATCAATGACTTAAATAAAACTCAAAAAACAGGTGAAGCTGCAATGACAGATATTGCCACAGGACAAGTTAAAGATTTACATCAAGCTGCCATTGCCATTACCAAAGCTGAAAGCAGTATGAAATTTATGTTAGAAGTTAGAAATAAAGCCATTAATGCTTATAAAGAAATCACGAGAACTCAAATTTAA
- a CDS encoding rhodanese-like domain-containing protein codes for MIENIPANIWTKSDLSEYQIFDVRTPLEWQEGILPNAQCLALYDNKGLLNAQFLDEFQSKKDESKKLAFVCRSGHRSMLAAELVVEKLGLKVSNLDGGMLAVKGR; via the coding sequence ATAGAAAATATTCCTGCTAATATTTGGACTAAAAGCGATTTAAGCGAATATCAAATTTTTGATGTTCGCACTCCTTTAGAATGGCAAGAAGGTATTTTGCCTAATGCACAGTGTTTGGCTTTATATGATAATAAAGGACTTTTAAACGCGCAATTTTTAGATGAATTTCAAAGCAAAAAAGATGAAAGTAAAAAGTTAGCTTTTGTTTGTCGTAGTGGACACAGAAGTATGCTTGCAGCAGAACTTGTAGTTGAAAAGCTAGGACTTAAAGTTAGCAATTTAGATGGTGGAATGTTGGCTGTTAAAGGTAGATAA
- the flgC gene encoding flagellar basal body rod protein FlgC, translated as MAYLSDFDISAYGLSAQRFRMNVISSNIANANTTRTAEGGPYRRREVIFKATDFDKILNEQINQNNNFLQYENPLNDPSSPHEAKPAVSTVVVDKVVRDDKDFRMKYDPSHPDANAQGYVAYPNVNPVIEMADLIEATRAYQANVSAFTSAKTIAQSAIDLLRG; from the coding sequence ATGGCATATTTAAGTGATTTTGATATTAGTGCTTATGGTTTAAGCGCACAACGTTTTAGAATGAATGTCATTAGTTCAAATATAGCTAATGCAAATACAACAAGAACAGCTGAAGGTGGACCTTATAGAAGACGTGAAGTGATTTTTAAAGCAACAGATTTTGACAAAATCTTAAATGAACAAATCAATCAAAACAATAATTTTTTACAATATGAAAATCCTTTAAATGATCCAAGCTCTCCTCACGAAGCTAAACCTGCCGTTTCAACTGTAGTAGTTGATAAAGTTGTAAGAGATGATAAAGATTTTCGTATGAAATATGATCCATCTCACCCTGATGCTAACGCACAAGGATATGTAGCATATCCTAATGTTAATCCTGTTATTGAAATGGCAGACTTAATTGAAGCTACAAGGGCTTATCAAGCTAATGTAAGTGCTTTTACAAGTGCAAAAACTATAGCTCAAAGTGCAATTGATTTACTAAGAGGATAA
- a CDS encoding AsmA-like C-terminal domain-containing protein encodes MKKKILFIVIFFVILILALFIILKNGIVISSIQFDFLKLEQLYIKLDKKLIVRAKNITINQNNDALNVKPKHHTASADILKITKNLKYLYTFVEEIDIQNLNIKDNYVRILFKDNEFFIDNDLLFLKLRLQGQDKELRADIRTLLLKDYNVNIDGNLSINTQSEFYYFQGRAYGELLDFNASISYKNKNLAYKIEDLSIKDIEKLVQNINKRVALPQDLNLWVGHRAKGDFYHLDYLEGFIDFTKNNYYLDNINALGYVNNVKVRLDDEINAIEIPKLDFTLTKQKLDFVFNKAFYNGSDLSSSKIYLYDLFNERKAGIYLRIKSENLKFDEKLAKALKNYHFSLPFYQKSGKIKSDLEFKIDFHDKGEIAYDGILALDNVHISLADFNITRAFLKLNQNDLNIENASIKNGFLEADFNAKFDLEKQQGQFDTQIARFYFSHGELLDLKNQRVNIDLDYSNDINISIPKWNLVLNFKDGLEARLNNAKMFLDHSTLLKKFGLIDAKQLYYHTFDFEDFNASISDAYFKNDLYINGKIPYENDTFMILKDKGITQIQTQSNIISAKISPKNKEIHLKNLSYFYKKDSHSLNDLNFDIFTNLQNTSFGGANIALILVDLNKTLAFDKVEANLKEGALNLKGFRKKTYFNLYYSPNDLRLNINNANDSYFNEFFQKQAVQDGVFNLNIKGSSPEYFDGEINFKNTHVKDLKGINQLISFIDTVPSLLMFKSPTFNQKGLKLHDGKIVFSRKKDLLNVSAINLNGDSVDIYGLGTLNLRSNTLEFNLELKTLKSASEAISKVPIINYVILGKNQEISTNLKIDGSIDNPKFHSEIFTDTLKTPFNLIKNIIQLPANLLN; translated from the coding sequence ATGAAAAAGAAAATTTTATTTATTGTTATATTTTTTGTTATACTTATTTTGGCATTGTTTATAATACTTAAAAATGGCATTGTCATCTCTAGCATCCAATTTGATTTTTTAAAATTAGAACAATTATATATTAAATTAGATAAAAAATTAATTGTACGAGCTAAAAATATTACTATAAATCAAAATAATGATGCTTTAAATGTTAAACCAAAACATCATACTGCTTCAGCAGATATTTTAAAAATAACAAAAAATTTAAAATACCTTTATACTTTTGTTGAAGAGATTGATATACAAAATTTAAATATTAAAGATAATTATGTACGTATTTTATTTAAAGACAATGAATTTTTTATAGATAATGATTTATTATTTTTAAAATTAAGATTGCAAGGTCAAGATAAGGAACTTAGGGCTGATATTAGGACGCTTTTGCTAAAAGATTATAATGTCAATATTGATGGGAATTTAAGTATTAATACTCAAAGTGAGTTTTATTATTTTCAAGGTAGGGCATATGGAGAATTACTTGATTTTAATGCAAGTATTTCTTATAAAAATAAAAATTTAGCTTATAAAATAGAAGATCTTAGTATAAAAGATATTGAAAAATTGGTGCAAAATATCAATAAAAGAGTAGCATTGCCACAGGATTTAAATCTTTGGGTGGGACATAGGGCAAAGGGTGATTTTTATCATTTGGATTATTTAGAAGGATTTATAGATTTTACTAAAAATAATTATTATTTAGATAATATTAATGCTTTAGGTTATGTTAATAATGTTAAAGTGCGTTTAGATGATGAGATCAATGCTATTGAAATTCCTAAATTAGATTTTACTTTAACTAAGCAAAAACTTGATTTTGTGTTTAATAAGGCTTTTTATAATGGTTCTGATTTAAGTTCTAGTAAGATTTATTTGTATGATTTATTTAATGAAAGAAAAGCTGGAATTTATTTGCGTATTAAATCTGAAAATTTGAAATTTGATGAAAAGCTTGCTAAAGCTTTAAAAAATTATCATTTTTCTTTGCCTTTTTATCAAAAAAGTGGAAAAATTAAAAGTGATTTAGAATTTAAAATTGATTTTCATGATAAGGGTGAAATTGCTTATGATGGTATTTTAGCTTTAGATAATGTGCATATTTCTTTGGCTGATTTTAATATTACTAGGGCATTTTTAAAACTTAATCAAAATGATTTAAACATAGAAAATGCTAGTATTAAAAATGGATTTTTAGAAGCAGATTTTAATGCTAAATTTGATTTAGAAAAACAACAAGGGCAATTTGATACTCAAATTGCAAGATTTTATTTTTCTCATGGAGAGCTTTTAGATTTAAAAAATCAAAGAGTTAATATTGATCTAGATTATTCTAATGATATTAATATTAGTATTCCTAAATGGAATTTGGTTCTTAATTTTAAAGATGGTTTAGAAGCTAGGCTTAATAATGCTAAAATGTTTTTAGATCATTCTACTTTACTTAAAAAATTTGGACTTATTGATGCTAAGCAATTGTATTATCATACTTTCGATTTTGAAGATTTTAATGCAAGTATTAGTGATGCTTATTTTAAAAATGATTTATATATTAATGGTAAGATCCCTTATGAAAACGATACTTTTATGATTTTAAAAGATAAGGGTATTACACAAATTCAAACTCAAAGCAATATCATAAGTGCTAAAATAAGTCCTAAGAACAAAGAAATACACTTAAAAAATTTAAGTTATTTTTATAAAAAAGATTCTCATTCTTTAAATGATTTAAATTTTGACATTTTTACTAATTTGCAAAATACTAGTTTTGGTGGAGCTAATATAGCTTTAATTTTAGTAGATCTTAATAAAACTTTAGCTTTTGATAAAGTAGAGGCAAATTTAAAAGAAGGGGCTTTAAATCTTAAAGGTTTTAGAAAAAAAACTTATTTTAATCTTTATTATTCTCCTAATGATTTAAGATTAAATATCAACAATGCCAATGATAGCTATTTTAATGAATTTTTTCAAAAACAAGCTGTACAAGATGGAGTGTTTAATTTAAATATCAAAGGAAGTTCGCCAGAGTATTTTGATGGAGAAATTAATTTTAAAAATACTCATGTAAAAGATTTAAAAGGGATAAACCAATTGATTTCTTTTATTGATACTGTGCCTAGTTTATTAATGTTTAAATCACCTACTTTTAATCAAAAAGGTTTAAAATTACACGATGGAAAAATAGTTTTTAGTAGAAAAAAAGATCTTTTAAATGTTTCAGCTATTAATTTAAATGGTGATAGCGTTGATATTTATGGTTTGGGAACTTTAAATTTAAGATCAAACACTCTTGAGTTTAATTTAGAGTTAAAAACTTTAAAATCAGCATCTGAAGCCATATCTAAAGTACCTATCATTAATTATGTTATTTTAGGTAAAAATCAAGAAATTAGTACTAATTTAAAAATAGATGGAAGTATTGATAATCCTAAATTCCATAGTGAAATTTTTACAGATACTTTAAAAACCCCATTTAATCTTATAAAAAATATTATACAACTTCCTGCTAATTTGCTTAATTAG